The Actinomycetes bacterium region CCGCGTGAGAGCGGACCAACGTTGGGCGATGAGCACACCACGCTGGTCGAAGCCCTGCGCTGTGTACGCCTCACGTTGGAGATGAAGTGCTCAGGTCTTGATGCGGAGGCTATGGCGCGGCGTTCCGTCGAGCCGTCGACGATGTCGCTCCTGGGGCTGGTGCGACACCTGGCCGA contains the following coding sequences:
- a CDS encoding DUF664 domain-containing protein — translated: MFTADGRPSDDDPRESGPTLGDEHTTLVEALRCVRLTLEMKCSGLDAEAMARRSVEPSTMSLLGLVRHLA